In one Curtobacterium citreum genomic region, the following are encoded:
- a CDS encoding excinuclease ABC subunit UvrA: protein MGDTTRHPADQHDRIRVRGARENNLRDVDVDLPKRRLTVFTGVSGSGKSSLVFATLAAESQRMVNETYSAFVQGFMPSLARPDVDVLDGLTTAIVVDQERIGADPRSTVGTVTDAYAMLRLLFSRLGEPHVGGPNAFSFNLATVTAGGAITVQKGKDAKAEHVSFSRLGGMCAECEGRGSVSDIDLAQLFDDTRALSDGAITIPGWGGDGWMVRMYAESGFVDGDKPIREFTEQERADFLYREPTKRKIAGINMTYEGLVLRVRRSFLQKDREAMQPHVRAFVDRAVTFTTCPACDGTRLNGAARSSRIAGRNIAEVCAMQVSDLAAWLRTLDAPSVQPLLDGLRHAVDAFVEIGLGYLSLDRPTGTLSGGEGQRVKMVKHLGSSLSDVTYVFDEPSTGLHPHDIERMDHLLLRLRDKGNTVLVVEHKPEVIGIADHVVDLGPGAGRDGGRVCFTGTVDQLRGSDTVTGRHLGDRVALKDTVRRPTGAIPIRGADRHNLQDVDVDVPTGVLTVVTGVAGSGKSTLVHGSLATLDGVVAVDQSAIRGSRRSNPATYTGLLEPVRKAFAKANGVKPALFSANSEGACPACNGAGVVYVDLGMMAGVSTPCAECGGRRFDQSVLGYRLGGRDISEVLAMSVAEAERFFAEGESRVPAAHTVARRLVDVGLGYLTIGQPLTTLSGGERQRLKLATHLGDPGGVIVLDEPTTGLHLADVAQLLGLLDRLVDAGRTVVVIEHHQAVMAHADWIIDLGPGAGHDGGRVVFAGTPADLVAARSTLTGEHLAAYVPPVGVDEH, encoded by the coding sequence ATGGGCGACACCACCCGACACCCGGCCGACCAGCACGATCGGATCCGCGTCCGCGGCGCGCGCGAGAACAACCTGCGCGACGTCGACGTCGACCTGCCGAAACGCCGACTGACGGTCTTCACCGGGGTGTCCGGGTCCGGCAAGAGCTCCCTCGTGTTCGCCACGCTCGCCGCCGAGTCGCAGCGGATGGTCAACGAGACGTACAGCGCCTTCGTGCAGGGCTTCATGCCGTCGCTCGCCCGGCCCGACGTCGACGTCCTGGACGGGCTGACGACCGCGATCGTCGTCGACCAGGAACGCATCGGCGCCGACCCGCGGTCCACCGTCGGCACGGTCACCGACGCCTACGCGATGCTCCGGCTCCTCTTCAGCCGCCTCGGCGAACCCCACGTCGGCGGCCCGAACGCGTTCTCGTTCAACCTCGCGACCGTCACCGCCGGCGGGGCGATCACCGTGCAGAAGGGCAAGGACGCCAAGGCCGAGCACGTCTCGTTCTCCCGGCTCGGCGGCATGTGCGCGGAGTGCGAGGGACGGGGGAGCGTCTCGGACATCGACCTGGCACAGCTCTTCGACGACACCAGGGCCCTGTCCGACGGCGCCATCACGATCCCGGGGTGGGGCGGGGACGGCTGGATGGTCCGGATGTACGCGGAGTCCGGGTTCGTCGACGGTGACAAACCGATCCGCGAGTTCACCGAGCAGGAGCGTGCGGACTTCCTGTACCGCGAGCCGACGAAGCGGAAGATCGCCGGCATCAACATGACGTACGAGGGCCTGGTCCTCCGGGTCCGCCGTTCGTTCCTGCAGAAGGACCGCGAGGCGATGCAGCCGCACGTCCGCGCCTTCGTCGACCGTGCGGTGACCTTCACGACCTGTCCGGCGTGCGACGGCACCCGCCTGAACGGCGCCGCCCGTTCGTCGCGCATCGCCGGCCGGAACATCGCCGAGGTGTGCGCGATGCAGGTGTCCGACCTGGCCGCCTGGCTCCGCACCCTCGACGCGCCGTCCGTGCAGCCGCTCCTCGACGGCCTGCGGCACGCGGTCGACGCCTTCGTCGAGATCGGACTCGGGTACCTCTCGCTCGACCGGCCGACCGGCACGCTGTCCGGGGGAGAGGGCCAACGGGTGAAGATGGTGAAGCACCTCGGCTCGAGCCTGAGCGACGTCACGTACGTCTTCGACGAGCCGAGCACCGGCCTCCACCCGCACGACATCGAGCGGATGGACCACCTGTTGCTGCGGCTCCGCGACAAGGGCAACACCGTGCTGGTCGTCGAGCACAAGCCCGAGGTCATCGGGATCGCGGACCACGTCGTCGACCTCGGCCCGGGGGCCGGCCGGGACGGCGGACGGGTGTGCTTCACCGGGACGGTCGACCAGCTCCGGGGGAGCGACACCGTGACCGGGCGGCACCTCGGCGACCGCGTCGCGCTCAAGGACACCGTCCGTCGACCCACCGGTGCGATCCCGATCCGCGGTGCCGACCGGCACAACCTGCAGGACGTCGACGTCGACGTGCCGACCGGTGTGCTCACGGTGGTCACCGGTGTGGCCGGCTCCGGCAAGAGCACGCTCGTCCACGGATCGCTGGCGACGTTGGACGGGGTCGTCGCCGTCGACCAGAGCGCCATCCGCGGCTCCCGCCGCAGCAACCCTGCGACGTACACCGGGCTGCTCGAGCCGGTGCGCAAGGCCTTCGCGAAGGCGAACGGAGTGAAGCCAGCCCTGTTCAGCGCGAACTCCGAGGGTGCCTGTCCAGCATGCAACGGCGCCGGTGTGGTCTACGTCGACCTCGGCATGATGGCCGGTGTCTCGACGCCGTGCGCGGAGTGCGGCGGTCGGCGGTTCGACCAGTCCGTGCTCGGGTACCGGCTCGGCGGCCGGGACATCAGCGAGGTCCTGGCGATGTCCGTCGCCGAGGCCGAACGGTTCTTCGCCGAGGGGGAGTCGCGCGTCCCCGCCGCCCACACCGTCGCACGTCGGCTCGTCGACGTCGGGCTCGGGTACCTGACCATCGGGCAGCCGCTCACGACGCTCTCCGGTGGCGAACGCCAGCGGTTGAAGCTCGCGACGCACCTCGGCGACCCCGGCGGGGTGATCGTCCTCGACGAGCCGACGACCGGCCTCCACCTGGCGGACGTCGCCCAGCTGCTCGGGCTGCTCGACCGGCTCGTCGACGCGGGCCGCACGGTCGTCGTCATCGAGCACCACCAGGCCGTCATGGCGCACGCCGACTGGATCATCGACCTCGGGCCGGGCGCCGGGCACGACGGCGGCCGGGTGGTCTTCGCGGGGACTCCGGCCGACCTGGTGGCCGCCCGCTCGACGCTCACCGGCGAGCACCTCGCCGCGTACGTGCCTCCCGTCGGCGTCGACGAGCACTGA
- a CDS encoding NUDIX hydrolase, producing the protein MTAKPGLRRTSRIILLDPDDRVFLMDTRSPSSDGAHRWITPAGGVDPGESHRDAAVRELREETGIVVDDPGEPVWTWDFTVEWDLADHDRGHSEFYVVRTPGFTLSDAGWTEDEQVDILDARWWTADELDATDEPFEPAELPGLVRLHSRR; encoded by the coding sequence GTGACCGCCAAGCCCGGCCTGCGCCGCACCTCCCGGATCATCCTGCTCGACCCGGACGACCGCGTGTTCCTGATGGACACGCGGTCGCCGTCGTCCGACGGCGCGCACCGCTGGATCACGCCGGCCGGCGGCGTCGACCCGGGGGAGTCGCACCGGGACGCCGCGGTGCGCGAGCTGCGCGAGGAGACCGGCATCGTCGTCGACGACCCGGGTGAGCCCGTGTGGACCTGGGACTTCACCGTCGAGTGGGACCTCGCCGACCACGACCGCGGCCACAGCGAGTTCTACGTCGTGCGCACGCCGGGTTTCACCCTGTCCGACGCCGGGTGGACCGAGGACGAGCAGGTCGACATCCTCGACGCGCGGTGGTGGACGGCCGACGAGCTGGACGCCACCGACGAGCCGTTCGAACCGGCCGAGCTCCCGGGCCTCGTCCGTCTCCACAGCCGCCGCTGA